One Pseudomonas tolaasii NCPPB 2192 genomic window carries:
- a CDS encoding DNA-binding domain-containing protein: protein MRLTDWQLAFEQHLLSETSTANSHFAATLLGGPTLDVDTGLAIYHNAYVSRLQEVLRHDFGAIWYWLGDDEFALLTEAYVRRYPSAHYSLRWLGERFPAFIVEHLVPEQSPPLAELARLEWAFTLAFDALEGEPLSLNDMATLPPEDWPGLQVTLAPSVQQQLCHFNTVAIWRASKDESDFPDSHALELAQICLVWRHQNVCHYRSLEPAEACALAGMVTTGWNFSELCAELAVTYGEGAPLQAVTWLKQWIQDGLLERRAP, encoded by the coding sequence ATGCGCCTGACCGATTGGCAATTGGCCTTTGAACAGCATTTGTTATCTGAAACCTCCACCGCCAATAGCCATTTTGCCGCCACCTTGCTCGGCGGGCCGACGCTGGATGTGGACACCGGCCTGGCGATTTATCACAACGCTTATGTCTCGCGGTTGCAGGAAGTGTTGCGCCATGACTTCGGCGCGATCTGGTATTGGCTGGGCGATGATGAATTCGCGTTACTGACAGAAGCCTACGTGCGCCGTTATCCGTCGGCCCATTACAGCCTGCGCTGGCTGGGTGAGCGTTTCCCCGCGTTCATCGTCGAGCATCTGGTCCCTGAACAGAGCCCGCCGCTGGCCGAGCTGGCGCGGCTGGAATGGGCGTTCACGCTGGCGTTCGACGCCCTTGAAGGCGAGCCGTTGAGCCTGAACGACATGGCCACACTGCCGCCCGAAGACTGGCCGGGTTTGCAGGTGACGCTGGCGCCTTCGGTGCAGCAGCAACTCTGCCATTTCAACACGGTGGCGATTTGGCGGGCGAGCAAGGATGAGTCGGATTTTCCCGACAGCCATGCACTCGAGCTGGCGCAGATTTGCCTGGTGTGGCGCCACCAGAATGTATGCCACTACCGCAGCCTGGAGCCCGCAGAAGCCTGCGCCCTGGCGGGCATGGTGACTACCGGCTGGAATTTTTCAGAACTGTGCGCAGAGCTTGCAGTCACTTATGGAGAGGGTGCCCCGTTGCAGGCCGTTACGTGGCTTAAACAATGGATCCAGGACGGTTTGCTCGAGCGTCGAGCCCCATAG
- the hflK gene encoding protease modulator HflK, with protein MIERDGPDSPWIQAGRLTFLALYAVTVLAALAWAFSNVRQIDPQNRAVVLHFGALDRIQNAGLLLAWPQPFEQVVLLPAADRVIERRVENLLRSDAAIQADRVASFATPLSDALAGSGYLLTGDAGVVQLDVRVFYKVTEPYAFVLQGDHVLPALDRLVTRSAVALTAARDLDTILVARPELIGTDNGAAERRERLRGDLVQGINKRLAELASTGLGLGIEVTRVDVQSSLPGPAVNAFNAVLTASQQADKAVANARTEAEKLTQTATQEADRVVQVAHAQASERLANAQAQTATVASLAQVKDPGLLLRLYRERLPKILGQAGSVTTVDPKDDSRLIIQGAEQ; from the coding sequence ATGATCGAGCGTGACGGCCCGGACAGCCCGTGGATCCAGGCCGGGCGCCTGACCTTTCTGGCGCTGTACGCGGTAACGGTGTTGGCGGCGTTGGCGTGGGCGTTTTCCAATGTGCGCCAGATCGACCCGCAGAACCGCGCGGTGGTGTTGCACTTCGGCGCACTGGATCGCATTCAGAATGCCGGCCTGCTGTTGGCCTGGCCGCAGCCGTTCGAGCAGGTGGTGTTGCTGCCGGCGGCTGACCGCGTGATCGAGCGCCGAGTGGAAAACCTGCTGCGTTCTGACGCCGCGATCCAGGCCGACCGTGTGGCGAGTTTTGCCACGCCGCTGAGCGATGCACTGGCCGGGTCCGGTTACCTGCTGACGGGCGATGCCGGCGTGGTACAGCTGGATGTGCGGGTGTTTTACAAAGTCACCGAGCCTTATGCGTTTGTGTTGCAGGGCGATCATGTGTTGCCCGCGCTGGACCGCCTGGTGACGCGCAGCGCGGTGGCGCTGACGGCGGCGCGTGATCTGGACACCATTTTGGTCGCGCGCCCCGAGCTGATCGGCACCGACAATGGCGCCGCCGAGCGTCGTGAACGGCTGCGCGGCGATCTGGTGCAAGGTATCAACAAACGCCTGGCTGAACTGGCGTCCACCGGTTTGGGCCTCGGCATTGAAGTGACTCGCGTGGATGTGCAGTCGAGCCTGCCGGGCCCGGCGGTGAATGCGTTCAATGCTGTGCTCACGGCCAGCCAGCAGGCCGATAAAGCCGTGGCCAATGCCCGCACCGAAGCGGAAAAGCTCACGCAGACCGCTACTCAGGAAGCCGACCGTGTGGTGCAGGTTGCCCACGCCCAGGCCAGCGAGCGGCTGGCCAATGCCCAAGCGCAAACCGCCACGGTCGCTAGTCTCGCTCAGGTCAAAGACCCGGGCTTGCTGCTGCGCCTGTATCGCGAGCGCTTGCCGAAGATACTCGGCCAGGCGGGTTCTGTCACCACGGTCGATCCTAAAGACGACTCCCGTTTGATCATTCAGGGAGCCGAACAATGA
- a CDS encoding cation-translocating P-type ATPase, translated as MSAPMLTSAEQRSAARQLTLAMLALGLLILGLVWRWLAPDQSGVSQLLLGVASLLVAVPVMRSAWYSLRFPSLHGITDQLIALAMIGAWATGDLLTAALLPIIMIFGHVLEERSVIGSQEAIHALGKLTRSHARRVQADGSIVEVDNGTLNTGDIVEVRAGDRVPADGVVLSGQASLDTAPITGESVPLEASVGVQVFGGAINLDGLLRLKVTRTGDESTLGKVIALMQNAERSKPPITRLLERYAGSYMVLVLLLAAVTWFVTNDAQAMLAVLVAACPCALVLSAPATAIAGIAVAARHGILIRSSAFLEELADLTSLVVDKTGTLTFGTLRLQSIETTAPDRQVLLTLAASLGSASSHPVSRALAALATQEQLLVLTDIRERQGLGVVAQTEQGEAALGRPELFEQLGIVTTTVPTHDGPIAGLALNGQFLAWLLLADSVKPEARQALQELRDLGLGRQLLLTGDRQSVADSLALDVGISDVEAQALPEDKLNRVLGEINSGFRPMVVGDGINDSLALKAGVVGVAMGAGGADIALASADVVLIGSDLRRLGTCVRLSRQCRQTLQVNVVIGLGWTLAIVVFAAFGWLGAAGAMIAAVLHNLSTLLVLGNAGRLLRFQEPLLKLDE; from the coding sequence ATGAGCGCACCCATGCTGACCTCCGCCGAGCAGCGCAGTGCTGCACGGCAATTGACCCTGGCCATGCTCGCCCTGGGTTTGCTGATACTGGGCCTGGTGTGGCGCTGGCTGGCGCCGGACCAGAGCGGCGTCAGTCAATTGCTGTTGGGTGTCGCTTCCTTGTTAGTGGCCGTGCCGGTGATGCGTTCGGCCTGGTACAGCCTGCGCTTCCCGAGCCTGCATGGCATCACCGACCAACTGATCGCCCTTGCGATGATTGGCGCGTGGGCCACGGGTGACCTGCTGACCGCCGCCTTGCTGCCGATCATCATGATTTTCGGCCACGTGCTGGAAGAGCGCAGCGTGATCGGCTCCCAGGAGGCGATCCATGCTTTGGGCAAACTGACCCGCAGCCATGCGCGCCGGGTTCAGGCTGACGGCAGCATCGTGGAGGTGGATAACGGCACGCTGAACACGGGCGATATCGTCGAAGTGCGCGCCGGTGACCGCGTGCCGGCCGATGGCGTGGTGCTGTCGGGCCAGGCGAGCCTGGACACGGCGCCGATTACCGGCGAGTCGGTGCCGCTGGAAGCCAGCGTGGGCGTGCAGGTGTTTGGTGGCGCGATCAACCTGGATGGCTTGCTGCGCTTGAAGGTGACGCGGACCGGCGACGAATCGACCCTGGGCAAGGTCATCGCGCTGATGCAGAACGCCGAGCGCTCCAAGCCGCCCATCACGCGGCTGCTGGAGCGTTATGCCGGCAGCTATATGGTGCTGGTGTTGTTGCTGGCGGCGGTGACCTGGTTTGTGACCAATGACGCCCAGGCCATGTTGGCCGTGCTGGTGGCGGCATGCCCGTGTGCGCTGGTGCTGTCGGCGCCGGCCACGGCGATTGCCGGGATTGCCGTGGCGGCGCGGCACGGGATCTTGATTCGCAGTTCGGCGTTTCTGGAAGAACTGGCAGACCTGACCTCGCTGGTGGTCGACAAGACCGGCACGCTGACGTTTGGCACTTTGCGCCTGCAATCGATTGAAACGACTGCGCCGGACCGGCAAGTGCTGTTGACCCTCGCCGCCAGCCTCGGTTCGGCCAGCAGCCACCCGGTCAGCCGCGCGCTGGCGGCGCTGGCGACCCAGGAGCAATTGCTGGTGCTGACGGACATCCGCGAGCGTCAGGGGCTTGGCGTGGTGGCGCAGACCGAGCAGGGTGAGGCGGCGTTGGGTCGGCCGGAGTTGTTTGAGCAACTGGGCATCGTCACCACGACCGTTCCCACCCACGATGGCCCGATTGCCGGGCTGGCGCTGAACGGGCAGTTCCTCGCGTGGCTGTTGCTGGCCGACAGCGTCAAGCCGGAAGCCCGTCAGGCGCTGCAAGAGCTGCGCGACCTGGGCCTGGGCCGCCAATTGCTGCTGACCGGTGACCGCCAGAGTGTCGCCGACAGCCTGGCGCTGGACGTGGGCATCAGCGATGTCGAAGCCCAGGCGCTGCCGGAAGACAAACTCAACCGCGTGCTGGGGGAGATCAACAGTGGTTTCCGGCCAATGGTGGTCGGCGACGGGATAAACGACTCGCTGGCACTCAAGGCGGGTGTGGTCGGCGTGGCGATGGGGGCGGGCGGGGCGGACATCGCCCTGGCGTCGGCGGATGTGGTGTTGATCGGCAGCGATTTGCGCAGGTTGGGCACTTGCGTGCGCTTGAGTCGCCAGTGCCGGCAGACGCTGCAAGTCAACGTGGTTATCGGGTTGGGTTGGACGCTGGCTATCGTGGTATTCGCGGCTTTTGGCTGGCTGGGCGCAGCGGGCGCGATGATTGCGGCGGTGTTGCACAACCTCAGCACCTTGCTGGTACTGGGTAATGCGGGGCGTTTGCTACGCTTTCAGGAGCCGCTGCTGAAGCTCGATGAATAA
- a CDS encoding membrane protein — protein sequence MNFKSAAAGAALAMAAATMFAGVVTQAQAADTSVHCYGINACKGQNDCKTKDHACKGQGSCKGQGFKVQASADACTKAGGKVGE from the coding sequence ATGAACTTCAAATCCGCTGCTGCTGGTGCCGCCCTCGCAATGGCCGCCGCTACCATGTTTGCTGGTGTTGTCACTCAGGCTCAAGCCGCTGACACCTCCGTGCACTGCTATGGCATCAACGCTTGCAAAGGCCAGAACGACTGCAAAACCAAGGACCATGCTTGCAAAGGTCAGGGTTCTTGCAAAGGCCAGGGCTTCAAGGTCCAAGCCAGTGCCGATGCCTGCACCAAGGCTGGCGGCAAAGTCGGCGAATAA
- a CDS encoding DUF3617 domain-containing protein: protein MNARLPVLAMVIGLSLPVAAQAQMLAPGLWELTTSNMKVDNQDLPDLSLILGQLKQQMTPEQRAMLEKQGITMAGKGVQVCLTPAQVASDSIPLTDPQSGCKQEVTDKTGNQWKFRFSCPKAQGTGVATFQSQKEFTTTVNGTFNATGIQQKGSLDSHAQWLSNDCGTVKPRA, encoded by the coding sequence ATGAATGCTCGTCTGCCAGTTTTGGCCATGGTCATTGGTTTGTCGCTGCCCGTGGCGGCTCAGGCGCAGATGCTGGCGCCGGGGTTGTGGGAATTGACCACCAGCAATATGAAAGTCGATAACCAGGACTTGCCGGACCTGTCGCTGATCCTCGGCCAGCTCAAGCAACAGATGACCCCCGAACAGCGCGCCATGCTGGAAAAGCAGGGCATTACCATGGCCGGCAAAGGCGTGCAGGTGTGCCTCACCCCGGCGCAGGTGGCCTCTGACTCGATCCCCCTGACCGACCCGCAATCGGGTTGCAAACAGGAAGTGACCGACAAGACCGGCAACCAGTGGAAATTCCGCTTCAGCTGCCCGAAAGCCCAAGGCACCGGCGTCGCCACTTTCCAGAGCCAGAAAGAATTCACCACCACGGTCAACGGCACCTTCAATGCCACCGGCATTCAGCAGAAGGGCAGCCTCGACAGCCACGCCCAATGGCTGAGCAACGATTGCGGTACCGTCAAACCCCGCGCTTAA
- a CDS encoding dihydroorotase: MSRLLIRNARLVNEGQEFDADVLVANGRIEKIATSLEGYNEPVEIDAKGQWLLPGMIDDQVHFREPGAPDKGSFYSESRAAVAGGITSFMDMPNTNPATLNLEALADKKRRAALHSVANYGFHFGVSNDNLDTVAALDPREVAGVKVFMGASTGNMLVDDPRILERLFAEVPTILLAHCEHTPSILANEQRLRERFGDQIPAVAHPLIRDAEACYRSSSFAVELAKRHNTRLHVLHLTSARELDLFENKPLAEKRITAEVCVHHLLFDDRDYHRLGHQIKCNPAIKSRADRDALRIALLSDRLDVIGTDHAPHTWAQKQLGYREAPSGLPLVQHALPALLELVADGHLPLTTLVAKTSHRVADLFAIPDRGYLREGYWADLVLIQPEAEGKPVSSQPILARCGWTPFAERSFRHSVSTTLVSGHLAWHNGQVVDSCQGLPLHFLR; the protein is encoded by the coding sequence ATGAGCCGCCTGCTGATTCGCAACGCCCGTCTGGTGAATGAAGGCCAGGAATTCGACGCCGACGTGCTGGTCGCCAATGGCCGCATCGAAAAGATCGCCACCAGCCTGGAAGGCTACAACGAGCCGGTGGAAATCGACGCCAAGGGCCAGTGGCTACTGCCCGGCATGATCGACGACCAGGTGCACTTTCGCGAACCCGGCGCACCGGACAAAGGCAGTTTCTACAGCGAGTCCCGCGCGGCGGTGGCCGGTGGCATCACCAGCTTCATGGACATGCCCAACACCAACCCTGCCACCCTGAACCTGGAAGCCCTGGCTGACAAAAAACGCCGAGCTGCGCTGCACTCAGTGGCCAACTACGGCTTTCACTTCGGCGTGAGCAACGACAACCTCGACACCGTGGCCGCCCTCGACCCGCGTGAAGTGGCCGGAGTCAAAGTGTTCATGGGGGCTTCCACCGGCAATATGCTGGTGGACGACCCACGGATTCTGGAGCGCCTGTTCGCCGAAGTGCCGACTATTTTGCTGGCCCACTGCGAACACACGCCGAGCATCCTCGCCAACGAGCAGCGTCTGCGCGAGCGCTTTGGCGACCAGATTCCCGCCGTCGCCCACCCGCTGATTCGTGACGCCGAGGCCTGCTATCGCTCATCCTCGTTTGCGGTGGAATTGGCCAAGCGCCATAACACGCGTCTGCACGTACTGCACCTGACCAGCGCTCGCGAACTGGACCTGTTCGAAAACAAACCCCTGGCGGAAAAACGCATCACCGCCGAGGTCTGCGTGCACCATTTGCTGTTCGATGACCGCGACTATCACCGCCTTGGCCACCAGATCAAATGCAACCCGGCAATCAAGTCCCGCGCCGACCGCGACGCGCTGCGCATTGCCTTGCTCAGTGATCGTCTGGATGTGATCGGCACTGACCACGCACCGCACACCTGGGCGCAAAAACAGTTGGGTTATCGTGAAGCGCCGTCCGGGCTGCCGCTGGTGCAGCACGCGCTGCCGGCCTTGCTGGAACTGGTGGCTGACGGGCACCTGCCGCTGACTACGCTGGTGGCGAAAACCAGCCACCGCGTGGCCGACCTGTTCGCCATTCCGGATCGTGGTTATTTACGTGAGGGTTATTGGGCCGACCTGGTATTAATCCAGCCCGAGGCCGAAGGCAAGCCGGTGAGCAGCCAGCCGATCCTGGCGCGTTGCGGCTGGACGCCGTTCGCCGAGCGCAGTTTTCGCCACAGCGTCAGCACCACGCTGGTGTCCGGCCACCTGGCGTGGCACAACGGCCAGGTGGTCGACAGTTGCCAGGGTTTGCCCCTGCATTTTCTGCGTTAA
- a CDS encoding DUF692 domain-containing protein, which translates to MSASLSSLGYGLGLRSEYYQQILEQSPAVDWFEVISENYLVQGGKALYYLDAIAERYPLVMHGVSLSIGGPHALDTDYLNNIKQLAERIQPAWISDHLCWSRGSAHQLHDLLPLPYTEESLYHVAARVRQVQDVLQRPLVLENVSSYVRSRADEFTEWEFLNALAHLTGCQLLLDVNNVYVSSRNHGFDAWTFIRSLAPHSIRQLHLAGHMDYGDYVVDTHDHPVCDPVWALYQQTLEHLGPVSTLLERDDHFPPFEELLTELSKARELGATALARRSLCA; encoded by the coding sequence ATGTCCGCTTCCCTTTCAAGTCTGGGTTACGGCCTGGGTTTACGCAGTGAGTACTACCAGCAGATCCTCGAACAATCGCCCGCCGTGGATTGGTTCGAAGTGATCTCCGAGAATTATCTGGTTCAGGGCGGTAAAGCCTTGTATTACCTGGATGCGATAGCCGAGCGCTATCCCCTGGTGATGCATGGCGTGTCCCTGTCCATCGGTGGGCCCCATGCCCTCGATACCGATTACCTGAACAACATCAAACAGCTCGCCGAGCGCATTCAGCCCGCGTGGATTTCCGACCACCTGTGCTGGAGCCGTGGCAGCGCACACCAGTTGCACGATCTGCTGCCGCTGCCTTACACCGAAGAGAGCCTTTACCACGTGGCCGCCCGCGTTCGCCAAGTGCAGGATGTGTTGCAGCGCCCGCTGGTGCTGGAAAATGTCTCCAGTTATGTGCGCTCCAGGGCGGATGAATTCACCGAGTGGGAATTTCTCAACGCGCTGGCCCATCTCACCGGCTGCCAACTGCTGCTGGACGTGAACAACGTGTACGTCAGTTCGCGTAACCACGGGTTCGACGCGTGGACGTTCATTCGCAGCCTGGCGCCCCATAGCATCCGCCAACTGCATTTGGCCGGGCATATGGATTATGGCGATTACGTGGTCGATACCCACGACCACCCCGTGTGTGACCCGGTGTGGGCGCTCTATCAACAGACGCTTGAGCACTTGGGGCCCGTGTCGACGCTGCTTGAGCGCGATGATCATTTCCCGCCATTCGAAGAATTGCTCACCGAATTGAGCAAGGCCCGTGAATTGGGCGCGACTGCCCTGGCGAGGAGGTCGCTATGCGCCTGA
- the cls gene encoding cardiolipin synthase gives MDFFGPHLLAYFIATLHFLGTLAAIHAVLTVRTAQGSIAWALSLMFMPYLTLIPYLIFGRSTFDAYIQARRQANQEMHTAITALNWRPWVEEALAARNSSAYASLRAMPKLGRMPCLANNEVRLLINGDATFSAIFEAIRSAKTAVLFQFFIIHDDELGRQLHALLKEKAAQGVDIHVLYDRIGSHALPHRYVQSLRDAGVKVKAFATRSGWLNRFQVNFRNHRKIVVVDGITGFVGGHNVGDEYLGKKPPLAPWRDTHVQVTGPVVACLQESFAEDWFWAARELPPLILPDAYPEDGVLCQLLASGPADPYETCSLFFVEAIHAATERVWITSPYFVPDEAVFAALRLAVLRGVDVRLLLPSRPDHRIVYAASSLYAIEALRAGVRVFRYKPGFLHQKVVLVDSEISAIGSANMDNRSFRLNFEVMLLTVDEAFTSEVEQMLLDDFTLAHEVSQEESRETRRLQQLGMRIARLISPIL, from the coding sequence ATGGATTTTTTTGGCCCGCACCTGCTCGCCTATTTCATCGCTACGCTGCATTTTCTCGGGACCCTCGCCGCCATCCACGCGGTGCTGACCGTCAGGACCGCCCAAGGCTCGATCGCCTGGGCCTTATCGCTGATGTTCATGCCTTACCTCACGCTGATTCCCTACCTGATTTTTGGCCGCAGCACCTTTGATGCGTACATCCAGGCGCGTCGCCAGGCCAACCAGGAAATGCACACCGCGATCACCGCGCTGAACTGGCGCCCGTGGGTCGAAGAAGCCCTGGCCGCGCGCAACTCCAGCGCTTACGCCTCGTTGCGGGCCATGCCCAAGCTGGGGCGCATGCCGTGCCTGGCCAACAATGAAGTGCGCTTGCTGATCAATGGCGACGCCACCTTCAGCGCGATCTTCGAGGCGATCCGCAGCGCCAAAACTGCCGTGCTGTTCCAGTTTTTCATCATTCATGACGACGAGCTTGGCAGGCAATTACATGCCTTGCTGAAGGAAAAAGCTGCGCAAGGTGTAGACATTCACGTGCTCTACGACCGCATCGGCAGCCACGCCCTGCCCCATCGTTATGTGCAATCGCTGCGCGATGCCGGAGTCAAAGTCAAAGCATTCGCCACCCGCAGCGGCTGGCTCAATCGTTTTCAGGTCAACTTCCGCAACCACCGCAAAATCGTGGTGGTGGATGGCATTACCGGGTTTGTCGGCGGGCATAACGTCGGCGATGAGTACCTGGGCAAGAAACCGCCGCTGGCGCCGTGGCGCGACACCCACGTACAAGTCACCGGCCCGGTAGTGGCGTGCCTGCAGGAATCGTTCGCCGAAGACTGGTTCTGGGCCGCGCGCGAACTGCCGCCACTGATTCTGCCGGACGCCTACCCCGAAGACGGCGTGCTCTGCCAACTGCTCGCCAGCGGCCCGGCAGACCCGTATGAAACCTGCTCGCTGTTTTTTGTCGAAGCCATTCACGCCGCCACCGAGCGCGTGTGGATCACCAGCCCGTACTTCGTCCCTGACGAAGCCGTGTTCGCAGCCCTGCGCCTGGCGGTATTGCGCGGTGTGGACGTACGCCTGCTGCTGCCCTCGCGTCCGGACCATCGCATCGTCTACGCGGCGTCCAGCCTGTACGCAATCGAAGCGCTACGCGCCGGTGTGCGGGTATTTCGCTACAAACCAGGTTTTCTGCATCAGAAGGTGGTGCTGGTAGACAGCGAAATCAGCGCCATCGGCAGTGCGAACATGGACAACCGTTCGTTCCGGCTGAATTTCGAAGTGATGTTGCTGACGGTAGACGAGGCCTTCACCAGCGAAGTGGAGCAGATGCTGCTGGATGACTTTACCCTGGCCCATGAAGTCAGCCAGGAAGAAAGCCGCGAAACCCGCCGCCTGCAACAACTGGGCATGCGGATCGCGCGGCTTATCTCACCGATTCTCTAA
- the cfaB gene encoding C17 cyclopropane fatty acid synthase CfaB yields MLAQLPPALQNLQLPLRLRLWDGHEFNLGPEPSVTIVVKDPTVVTKLTHPTLDSLGEAFVEGKLELEGSISEVIRVCDELSHALIEDDEGSRPVRSIHDKATDAAAISYHYDLSNEFYQLWLDQDMAYSCGYFETGSESIDQAQQDKFRHLCRKLRLQPGEYLLDVGCGWGGLARFAAREFGVKVFGITLSKEQLALARERVKAEGLEDQVDLQLLDYRDLPQDGRFDKVVSVGMFEHVGHANLAEYCKVLFGAVREGGLVMNHGITAKHTDGRPVGRGAGDFIERYVFPNGELPHLAMMTAEISEVGLEVVDVESLRLHYARTLDHWSERLEDNLEAAAKMVPEQALRIWRLYLAGCAYAFARGWINLHQILAVKPHADGSHELPWTREDIYR; encoded by the coding sequence ATGCTCGCGCAACTTCCACCGGCCTTACAGAATCTTCAGCTACCGCTGCGTCTTCGACTCTGGGACGGCCATGAATTCAACTTGGGCCCCGAGCCCAGTGTGACCATCGTGGTGAAGGACCCCACGGTCGTGACCAAGCTGACCCATCCAACGCTCGATTCACTGGGCGAAGCTTTCGTCGAGGGCAAACTGGAGCTGGAAGGCTCCATCTCCGAGGTCATCCGGGTGTGTGACGAGTTGAGTCACGCCCTGATCGAGGACGACGAGGGGAGTCGTCCGGTGCGCTCGATCCACGACAAGGCTACCGACGCGGCGGCCATTTCCTATCATTACGACTTGTCCAACGAGTTCTACCAGCTCTGGCTGGACCAGGACATGGCGTACTCCTGCGGTTATTTTGAAACCGGCAGCGAATCCATCGACCAGGCCCAACAAGACAAATTTCGCCACCTGTGCCGCAAATTGCGGCTGCAGCCGGGCGAGTATTTGCTCGATGTCGGCTGCGGTTGGGGCGGGCTGGCGCGGTTTGCCGCACGGGAGTTCGGGGTCAAGGTGTTTGGCATCACCTTGAGCAAAGAGCAATTGGCGCTGGCCCGTGAGCGGGTCAAAGCCGAAGGCCTGGAAGATCAGGTGGACCTGCAGCTGCTCGACTATCGCGACCTGCCGCAGGACGGCCGTTTCGACAAGGTGGTCAGCGTGGGCATGTTCGAACACGTCGGCCACGCCAACCTGGCGGAATATTGCAAAGTCCTGTTTGGCGCGGTGCGTGAAGGCGGTCTGGTGATGAACCATGGCATCACCGCCAAGCACACTGACGGTCGCCCTGTGGGCCGTGGCGCCGGGGACTTTATCGAGCGTTACGTGTTTCCCAATGGCGAGTTGCCGCATTTGGCGATGATGACGGCCGAGATCAGCGAAGTCGGGCTGGAAGTGGTCGACGTCGAAAGCCTGCGTCTGCACTACGCGCGCACGCTGGACCATTGGAGCGAGCGTCTGGAAGACAATCTGGAGGCTGCTGCGAAGATGGTGCCGGAGCAGGCGCTGCGGATCTGGCGCCTGTACCTGGCCGGTTGCGCGTACGCGTTTGCGCGGGGCTGGATCAACCTGCATCAGATTCTGGCGGTAAAACCCCATGCCGATGGCAGCCATGAACTGCCGTGGACGCGGGAGGATATCTACCGCTGA
- a CDS encoding DapH/DapD/GlmU-related protein, whose protein sequence is MIRKNPSGDLPVIAESAYVDKTAIICGKVIIGENVFVGPYAVIRADEVDASGAMDPITIGANSNIQDGVVIHSKSGAAVTIGEFTSIAHRSIVHGPCVVGDRVFIGFNSVLFNCAVGDGCVVRHNSVVDGRDLPAAFYVPSTTRIGPNTDLSQFPPVSVSASEFSEDVARTNVDLVRGYKALQNEF, encoded by the coding sequence ATGATCCGCAAGAACCCTTCCGGCGACCTGCCGGTGATTGCCGAGTCGGCCTACGTCGACAAAACCGCGATCATCTGCGGCAAAGTCATCATCGGCGAAAACGTGTTCGTCGGCCCCTACGCCGTCATTCGCGCCGACGAAGTCGACGCCAGCGGCGCCATGGACCCGATCACCATCGGCGCCAACTCGAACATCCAGGACGGCGTGGTCATCCATTCCAAATCCGGCGCAGCGGTGACCATCGGCGAATTCACCTCCATCGCGCACCGCTCCATCGTCCACGGCCCCTGCGTCGTCGGCGACCGCGTGTTTATCGGCTTCAACAGCGTGCTGTTCAACTGCGCCGTGGGCGACGGTTGCGTGGTGCGCCACAACTCGGTGGTCGACGGCCGCGACCTGCCCGCCGCGTTCTACGTGCCCTCCACCACCCGCATCGGGCCCAACACCGACCTGTCGCAATTCCCGCCGGTGAGCGTCAGCGCCTCGGAGTTTTCCGAAGACGTGGCGCGCACCAACGTCGACCTGGTACGCGGCTACAAAGCCCTGCAAAACGAGTTCTGA